A genomic segment from Aspergillus puulaauensis MK2 DNA, chromosome 1, nearly complete sequence encodes:
- a CDS encoding DASH complex subunit DAD3 family protein (BUSCO:EOG09265RGI;~COG:S;~EggNog:ENOG410PS2N;~InterPro:IPR013965;~PFAM:PF08656;~antiSMASH:Cluster_1.14;~go_component: GO:0042729 - DASH complex [Evidence IEA];~go_component: GO:0072686 - mitotic spindle [Evidence IEA];~go_process: GO:0008608 - attachment of spindle microtubules to kinetochore [Evidence IEA]): protein MSDVTPTPSRTTTPQTDPPTDTHPATENAFLRPSHPLVTDLEQEVLDEYARLLGNVNKLSTRLSDLADSPTSVTLDGLRQLERKTATVCTLLKASVYSIVLQQQIFNEGEEQQQQGGDGEHETGTMNVGDEGGYGHADMSYQEGY from the exons ATGTCAGACGTAACTCCCACGCCATCAAGAACTACAACGCCCCAGACAGACCCTCCAACGGACACCCACCCCGCAACCGAAAATGCCTTTCTCCGCCCCTCCCACCCGCTCGTCACCGATCTCGAACAAGAAGTCCTGGATGAGTATGCACGCTTGCTGGGGAATGTAAATAAG TTGTCGACCAGGCTATCGGACCTTGCGGACTCTCCTACCTCGGTTACGCTAGACGGGCTCCGACAATTAGAGAGGAAAACGGCGACTGTGTGCACGCTGCTCAAGGCTAGTGTGTACAGCATTGTattgcagcagcagattTTCAACGAGGGGGaggaacaacagcagcaaggtGGGGACGGGGAACATGAGACTGGGACCATGAATGTTGGAGATGAGGGAGGCTACGGGCATGCGGATATGAGTTACCAGGAGGGGTATTGA
- the MRPS5 gene encoding mitochondrial 37S ribosomal protein uS5m (BUSCO:EOG092634G9;~COG:J;~EggNog:ENOG410PJY2;~InterPro:IPR005324,IPR013810,IPR000851,IPR020568, IPR014721;~PFAM:PF03719,PF00333;~go_component: GO:0005840 - ribosome [Evidence IEA];~go_function: GO:0003723 - RNA binding [Evidence IEA];~go_function: GO:0003735 - structural constituent of ribosome [Evidence IEA];~go_process: GO:0006412 - translation [Evidence IEA]), which yields MSIARPARCLFCSFSRAAAHGPRVPRRQFQLSAIQLQDKGPKPPVQVDGKTLKQIRDELTPDHFKPYTEEEKAWLKDHYTPEQLAAVEAGEAAIDPKDLAEQFRIRKDPMKLSYLDDLSVIEPGLDKHVRAPESNSDYNATLKTEDDFVDDFAKFFSEIPENVSVSDWVRFAETNRVTVGKEENELNPNSSLVPDLFQHGENLDGKMQNPPPYYEVEGANLTKVDEEPSDALKMLMKATGHTPQTLSKIRERSLVKKFVTNQTRLGKVRSQYVLSIAGNGNGLLGIGEGKSQEMGDAIVQARFRAIRNMKPIPRYENRTIFGDVKGKSGAVELKLMSRPPGFGLRCQSLIYEMCRAAGISDIAARVERSRNHMNTVKAAYNALMSQRDPEEIARARGKKLVDVRKVYYSGRDTKEEGWQREEGDRQRRAN from the exons ATGAGTATTGCGCGGCCAGCCAGATGTCTGTTTTGCAGCTTTTCACGCGCCGCCGCCCACGGCCCTCGCGTGCCCCGTCGCCAGTTCCAGCTGTCGGCGATACAGCTTCAAGACAAGGGCCCAAAGCCTCCCGTTCAGGTTGATGGCAAGACATTGAAACAGATTCGCGATGAGTTGACACCAGATCATTTCAAGCCTTACacagaggaagagaaggcctGGCTAAAGGACCACTACACCCCCGAACAGCTCGCCGCGGTTGAAGCCGGCGAGGCGGCCATTGACCCGAAAGACTTGGCTGAGCAGTTCCGAATCCGCAAAGATCCCATGAAGCTCTCGTATCTTGATGACCTCTCGGTGATCGAACCCGGTCTTGATAAACACGTCCGCGCCCCCGAGAGCAACAGTGACTACAATGCGACTCTGAAGACCGAAGACGACTTCGTCGACGACTTTGCAAAGTTCTTCTCCGAGATTCCGGAAAACGTTTCGGTGTCTGACTGGGTGCGATTTGCCGAGACGAACCGTGTGACAGTTGGGAAGGAGGAAAACGAGTTGAACCCAAATAGTTCACTTGTGCCGGATCTGTTTCAGCATGGAGAAAACTTGGATGGGAAAATGCAAAATCCTCCCCCATACTACGAGGTTGAGGGTGCCAACCTTACCAAGGTAGACGAAGAGCCAAGTGATGCATTGAAGATGCTCATGAAGGCTACCGGACACACCCCGCAGACGCTCTCGAAAATCAGGGAGCGATCTCTCGTCAAGAAGTTTGTCACAAACCAGACCCGTCTTGGTAAGGTACGCAGCCAGTATGTCCTGTCTATTGCTGGTAATGGGAATGGTCTCCTCGGTATCGGCGAGGGCAAGTCACAAGAAATGGGAGATGCAATTGTGCAAGCGAGGTTCCGTGCAATCAGAAACATGAAACCTATTCCTCGGTACGAGAACCGCACGATCTTCGGCGACGTCAAGGGCAAGTCGGGCGCTGTGGAGTTGAAACTGATGAGCCGCCCTCCTG GTTTCGGTCTCCGCTGCCAAAGTCTGATCTACGAAATGTGCCGTGCAGCCGGCATCAGCGACATCGCTGCCCGTGTCGAACGATCTCGAAACCACATGAACACCGTGAAGGCCGCCTACAACGCTTTGATGAGCCAGCGCGACCCAGAGGAAATCGCGCGCGCCCGAGGCAAGAAGCTGGTAGATGTTCGCAAGGTATACTATTCTGGAAGAGACACGAAAGAGGAAGGATGGCAAAGAGAGGAAGGGGACCGACAACGGCGCGCGAACTAG
- the TRM2 gene encoding tRNA (uracil(54)-C(5))-methyltransferase (COG:J;~EggNog:ENOG410PGD0;~InterPro:IPR002792,IPR012340,IPR029063,IPR030391, IPR030390,IPR010280,IPR025795;~go_function: GO:0008173 - RNA methyltransferase activity [Evidence IEA];~go_function: GO:0030697 - S-adenosylmethionine-dependent tRNA (m5U54) methyltransferase activity [Evidence IEA];~go_process: GO:0006396 - RNA processing [Evidence IEA];~go_process: GO:0008033 - tRNA processing [Evidence IEA]), with the protein MAGPNKNFRHGPKRQRRTEPKRKEKSNELDEVLQLDIDKLLKKNKPEVDSAADAPTPPPSTLPELFTEIEVTVEEISSTGDGLALSENKDHVYIVPFTVPGDKALVKVVRHVKQLSYSVTDFLKVIEPGPQRRDDAIGCKYFGKCSGCQLQMLSYEDQLAHKKRIVEKAYANFSGLIPELIPAIGDTFPSPQQYGYRTKLTPHFPAPPGSGKGTPESEPQVPPIGFTYKNQRRHLDIEDCPLGTDIIRQGYKSERKRVAENLAKYKKGATILLRETTSRTPKEASTDANGSSDSKPTIPITYENKNKPEQESGDVITIDRPTYTEEKRCVTDQNATSVEYIDDYLFTNKAGAFFQNNNSILSGFTEYIRQQSLAPNTDTSSTAANPPSPIKYLLDAYSGSGLFTITLSPLFKSSLGVDVAGDSIISARDNARANSLPNTGFAAADAATLFKDVPYPADQTLLVIDPPRKGCSEDFLQQLLTYGPRRVVYVSCNVHTQARDVAVMVQGDQKKGLRYDIESIRGFDFFPQTGHVEGVAVLNKVAI; encoded by the coding sequence ATGGCAGGACCAAATAAGAACTTTCGCCATGGCCCCAAGCGGCAAAGGAGGACCGAACCTAAGCGGAAGGAGAAGTCGAACGAACTGGACGAGGTCTTACAACTCGATATTGACAAActtttgaagaagaacaagcccGAAGTCGACAGTGCCGCCGACGCTCCTACTCCCCCGCCGTCCACGCTTCCAGAACTTTTTACAGAGATTGAGGTGACTGTCGAGGAGATATCTTCCACAGGCGATGGGTTGGCATTATCGGAAAACAAGGACCACGTCTACATCGTTCCATTCACAGTTCCAGGCGACAAAGCGCTTGTCAAAGTAGTGCGGCATGTCAAACAACTATCTTACAGCGTGACGGATTTTCTCAAGGTTATCGAGCCTGGCCCACAACGACGAGATGATGCGATTGGGTGCAAATACTTTGGAAAATGCTCTGGCTGCCAGCTTCAGATGCTGTCGTATGAGGATCAGCTGGCGCATAAGAAACGCATCGTCGAGAAGGCATATGCCAACTTCTCCGGCCTCATCCCGGAACTTATTCCTGCCATTGGAGATACATTCCCATCGCCTCAGCAATATGGATATAGGACCAAACTCACACCGCACTTTCCTGCTCCGCCTGGAAGCGGCAAGGGTACTCCGGAGTCTGAACCTCAGGTGCCACCCATCGGCTTCACCTACAAAAACCAACGGCGGCACTTAGATATCGAGGACTGCCCATTAGGCACGGACATCATCCGACAAGGATACAAGAGTGAGAGAAAGAGGGTAGCAGAAAACCTGGCTAAGTACAAGAAGGGCGCaaccatcctcctccgcgagACCACCAGTCGCACTCCAAAGGAGGCCTCGACAGACGCCAATGGCAGCTCCGACTCCAAACCAACAATCCCAATCACTTACGAGAACAAAAACAAACCCGAGCAAGAATCTGGCGATGTCATCACTATCGACCGTCCAACATACACCGAAGAGAAACGGTGTGTAACAGACCAAAACGCAACCTCGGTCGAGTACATCGACGACTACCTCTTCACCAACAAAGCAGGCGCATTCttccaaaacaacaactccATCCTGTCCGGTTTCACAGAATACATCCGCCAACAATCTCTTGCGCCTAACACTGATACATCCTCCACCGCGGCCAACCCCCCTAGCCCCATAAAATATCTCCTAGACGCCTACTCCGGCTCCGGCCTCTTCACCATAACCCTCTCCCCGCTCTTCAAATCCAGTCTCGGCGTCGACGTAGCGGGCGACTCCATCATCTCTGCGCGCGACAATGCACGTGCTAATTCCCTACCCAACACCGgcttcgccgccgccgatgccgcAACCCTCTTCAAGGACGTTCCCTACCCGGCTGACCAGACGTTACTTGTTATTGACCCCCCACGGAAGGGTTGTAGCGAGGACTTTTTGCAGCAGTTGCTGACGTATGGCCCGCGACGCGTCGTGTACGTTAGTTGCAACGTGCACACGCAGGCGAGAGACGTGGCGGTTATGGTGCAGGGAGATCAGAAGAAGGGACTGAGGTATGATATTGAAAGTATTCGCGGATTTGACTTTTTCCCGCAGACAGGCCACGTGGAGGGTGTGGCTGTTTTGAATAAGGTTGCTATATAG
- the ARP3 gene encoding actin-related protein 3 (COG:Z;~EggNog:ENOG410PGM8;~InterPro:IPR020902,IPR004000,IPR015623,IPR043129;~PFAM:PF00022;~go_component: GO:0005885 - Arp2/3 protein complex [Evidence IEA];~go_function: GO:0005524 - ATP binding [Evidence IEA];~go_process: GO:0007015 - actin filament organization [Evidence IEA];~go_process: GO:0034314 - Arp2/3 complex-mediated actin nucleation [Evidence IEA]): MRQDFLANILPSIYSGTGYSKLGFAGNDSPSFVFPTAIATKAGAGSAGAGARPAVANKPSFLASGGGAGGHLSAKRGTEDLDFFIGDEALSAASGPGYGINYPIRHGQIENWDQMERFWSNSIFKYLRVEPEDHYFLLTEPPLNPPENRENTAEIMFESFNCAGLYIAVQAVLALAASWTSSKVTDRSLTGTVIDSGDGVTHVIPVAEGYVIGSSIKSIPVAGRDITYFVQSLLRDRGEPDSSLKTAEKVKEEYCYVSPDIVKEFARYDREPDRFLKHTVTAPNGRSVSIDVGYERFLAPEIFFNPEIYSSDFLTPLPNVVDGVIQSSPIDVRRGLYKNIVLSGGSTLYKDFGRRLQRDIRHLVDARLRASEARSGGARSGGLDVAVVTHKRQRHGPWFGGSLLGQTPEFRSYCHTKAEYDEIGPSIVRRFALLGGPGT; encoded by the exons ATGAGACAGGATTTTCTAGCTAACATTTTACCGTCAATCTATAGCGGTACTGGTTACTCAAAGCTAG GTTTCGCCGGAAACGACTCGCCCTCATTCGTCTTTCCAACTGCAATTGCTACGaaggctggtgctggaagCGCCGGGGCCGGTGCGCGACCTGCCGTTGCGAACAAACCATCCTTCTTAGCTTCCGGGGGAGGTGCAGGTGGTCATTTGTCCGCGAAGCGTGGCACAGAAGATCTGGACTTCTTCATCGGTGATGAAGCTCTGTCAGCTGCTAGTGGCCCTGGATATGGAATCAACTACCCCATTCGTCATGGACAGATCGAAAATTGGGATCAAATGGAGCGATTCTGGTCGAACTCAATCTTCAAATACCTCCGCGTCGAGCCCGAGGATCActacttcctcctcaccgaACCT CCGCTCAACCCCCCGGAAAACCGCGAAAATACTGCCGAAATCATGTTCGAGTCTTTCAACTGCGCTGGTCTATACATTGCCGTCCAGGCTGTGCTCGCCCTGGCAGCTTCTTGGACCTCCTCTAAAGTGACTGATCGATCTCTTACCGGAACAGTGATTGACTCAGGTGATGGTGTCACCCACGTTATTCCCGTTGCAGAAGGCTACGTCATCGGATCTTCTATCAAGAGTATTCCCGTTGCCGGTCGAGACATTACCTACTTCGTACAAAGCTTGCTGCGAGACCGAGGCGAGCCCGATAGCAGCCTGAAGACGGccgagaaggtgaaggaggaatACTGTTACGTATCGCCtgatatcgtcaaggagTTTGCTCGTTACGATCGCGAACCGGACCGTTTCCTGAAGCATACTGTGACCGCACCCAACGGGCGTAGTGTTAGCATTGACGTCGGATATGAGCGGTTCCTTGCTCCTGAGATCTTTTTCAACCCCGAAATCTACTCCTCCGACTTCCTGACTCCTCTCCCCAATGTTGTGGATGGTGTTATTCAGTCTTCGCCAATCGATGTCCGAAGAGGACTGTACAAGAATATTGTGCTATCTGGAGGATCTACCCTCTACAAAGACTTTGGCCGTCGCTTGCAACGTGATATTCGACACCTTGTTGACGCACGTCTTCGTGCATCGGAAGCCCGCAGCGGAGGAGCACGAAGTGGTGGTTTAGACGTTGCAGTCGTGACACATAAGAGACAGAGACATGGTCCGTGGTTTGGAGGCAGTCTGCTGGGTCAGACTCCGGAATTCCGCAGCTACTGCCACACTAAGGCAGAATACGACGAAATTGGCCCTAGCATTGTTCGGAGGTTCGCCCTCCTTGGTGGCCCTGGTACTTAG
- a CDS encoding threonine aspartase 1 (COG:E;~EggNog:ENOG410PHRR;~InterPro:IPR000246,IPR029055,IPR037464;~MEROPS:MER0016969;~PFAM:PF01112;~go_function: GO:0004298 - threonine-type endopeptidase activity [Evidence IEA];~go_function: GO:0016787 - hydrolase activity [Evidence IEA]), whose protein sequence is MNRSKKGKHASAIFIHAGAGYHRRDFEKPHMRVCESAAKIAMSVLRNGGSAVDAVEVAIMYLEDAEITNAGYGSNTTIEGTVECDATVVDHLGRSGAVGAVAQVKNPISLARTILDASKEPLTLHRVPPNFLVGPGATDYAYERGLVVLPHDGLVSNPARHRWMQWQRELKEADIRQRAKSQGSNEIDSTYYRRPVRGYSTHFPIIPSSTQSASAPTSSYVGMHNIGKGNPDSGHIDSRNSGVPTEADVQVPPSNEMKAKSDHSSGGISPTSVRSSANPFKRTFFHPNPLRATTQTGVPMDVDEPSLPSHGRDGSLPDLFGFTEDRVSDTVGAIAVDSYGHIAAGSSSGGIGMKHKGRIGPAALNGIGTSVIPVDPNDPEKTSVASVTSGTGEHIATTLAAYTCASRVYYTHRKRPDGTFEEVTEDEAMGAMIATDYMGHPGVKASHCEGSVGIMTVKQTVDGIYLYFAHNTDSFVLANMSSDDKKPSSVMSRGNGHGSIAQGGKAFRMKQPS, encoded by the exons ATGAATCGAtcaaagaaaggaaagcatgcctctgccatcttcatccacgccGGCGCTGGCTATCACCGTCGCGACTTCGAAAAACCCCACATGAGAGTGTGCGAGAG CGCAGCCAAGATTGCCATGAGTGTTCTTCGTAACGGTGGTTCGGCGGTCGATGCTGTTGAAGTAGCCATCATGTACCTTGAGGATGCAGAGATCACCAATGCGGGCTACGGTAGTAACACTACGATCGAGGGCACTGTCGAGTGCGATGCCACGGTAGTTGACCACCTCGGACGTAGCGGGGCTGTCGGTGCCGTAGCGC AGGTGAAAAACCCCATCTCACTGGCTCGCACGATCCTCGACGCATCAAAGGAACCGTTGACCTTACATCGAGTACCTCCAAACTTCCTCGTGGGACCGGGAGCCACAGACTACGCTTACGAGCGCGGGCTAGTGGTTCTTCCTCATGATGGCCTTGTATCGAATCCAGCAAGACACAGGTGGATGCAGTGGCAGAGGGAACTCAAAGAGGCGGATATCCGGCAGCGAGCCAAGTCACAGGGATCAAATGAGATTGACAGCACCTATTACCGTCGCCCAGTTAGGGGCTATTCGACTCACTTTCCCATAATCCCTTCCAGCACACAATCAGCATCAGCCCCTACGAGTTCCTATGTGGGCATGCATAATATTGGGAAGGGTAATCCAGACAGTGGGCATATAGACTCGCGAAACAGCGGCGTCCCAACAGAAGCAGACGTTCAGGTTCCACCCTCCAATGAAATGAAGGCTAAGAGCGATCATTCTAGTGGTGGTATATCCCCCACGTCAGTACGATCATCTGCGAACCCGTTCAAAAGAACATTTTTTCACCCCAATCCACTCAGGGCTACTACCCAAACTGGAGTACCTATGGACGTCGATGAGCCTTCGCTTCCATCCCACGGCCGGGACGGTTCTCTGCCCGACCTTTTCGGGTTTACGGAGGATCGTGTAAGCGATACCGTGGGTGCCATCGCTGTAGATAGCTATGGTCACATTGCGgccggatcttcttctggggGAATTGGAATGAAACATAAAGGTAGGATTGGGCCGGCAGCGCTGAACGGGATTGGTACCAGTGTCATCCCTGTCGACCCTAATGACCCCGAAAAGACATCCGTAGCGAGCGTCACATCCGGCACAGGGGAGCATATTGCGACCACCTTAGCTGCATACACCTGTGCTTCACGGGTCTACTACACCCACCGAAAACGCCCAGATGGTACCTTTGAGGAGGTCACCGAAGACGAGGCTATGGGGGCAATGATTGCAACAGACTATATGG GCCACCCTGGTGTGAAAGCCAGCCATTGCGAGGGTTCTGTCGGGATTATGACTGTCAAGCAAACAGTAGATGgaatatacttatactttGCGCACAACACAGATTCCTTC GTGCTCGCCAATATGAGCAGCGATGACAAGAAACCGTCTTCTGTTATGTCTCGCGGCAATGGACATGGAAGCATTGCGCAGGGTGGGAAGGCCTTTCGAATGAAACAGCCTTCATGA
- the TFB4 gene encoding TFIIH/NER complex subunit TFB4 (BUSCO:EOG0926369X;~COG:K;~EggNog:ENOG410PIUI;~InterPro:IPR036465,IPR004600;~PFAM:PF03850;~go_component: GO:0000439 - transcription factor TFIIH core complex [Evidence IEA];~go_process: GO:0006289 - nucleotide-excision repair [Evidence IEA];~go_process: GO:0006355 - regulation of transcription, DNA-templated [Evidence IEA]), with product MNAVDATEHYETSAHDPAPSLLTVVIDTNPHVWALLEKDEKKNFPFSTAVANILVFLNAHLACNYANEVAVVASHTHKAAWLYPSPSSTSQEDSDGDVAMTADSSNDENNSGKQVNKYRPFRIVEEQVTSNLKHLMDSTSRADVESNTSTMMAGALTLALTHINRRTIAWAEAHGGDITHSGDQDTARRSTATNDGGAEGLQSRILIISVSSATGSAHQYIPIMNGIFACQRLHIPIDVCKLSGDAVFLQQASDATKGIYMPLSDPRGLLQYLMMAFLPDQRSRKHLVLPTRVDVDFRAACFCHRRVVDIGLVCSICLSIFCEPPENGDCLTCGTHLDTGDYGAKPAVVARKKKKKKVRPNGVSATPTPTPTPGP from the exons ATGAACGCCGTCGACGCGACCGAGCACTATGAGACAAGTGCACATG ATCCTGCACCGTCCCTCTTAACGGTCGTCATTGACACAAACCCACACGTCTGGGCGCTCCTCGAGAAggatgaaaagaaaaatttCCCATTTTCAACCGCCGTCGCGaatatcctcgtcttcctcaatGCCCACCTTGCCTGCAACTATGCGAACGAGGTTGCCGTCGTCGCTTCACATACTCATAAAGCCGCATGGCTATAcccctcgccgtcttcaacATCACAGGAAGATTCTGACGGCGATGTTGCGATGACTGccgacagcagcaacgacgAGAACAACAGCGGCAAACAAGTGAACAAATACCGCCCGTTCAGGATAGTGGAGGAACAAGTCACATCGAACTTAAAACACCTGATGGACTCGACGAGCCGAGCAGATGTGGAAAGCAATACTTCAACAATGATGGCAGGCGCATTAACACTGGCTCTCACCCATATCAACCGACGAACAATCGCATGGGCCGAAGCCCACGGCGGCGACATAACCCACTCCGGCGACCAAGACACTGCGCGGCGCTCTACGGCAACCAACGATGGCGGCGCAGAAGGCCTACAGTCCCGTATCCTCATAATCTCCGTCAGCAGCGCAACCGGCTCCGCACACCAATACATCCCCATCATGAACGGCATCTTCGCGTGCCAACGTCTCCACATCCCAATCGACGTGTGCAAACTCAGCGGCGACGCCGTCTTCCTCCAGCAAGCCTCCGACGCAACAAAGGGAATCTACATGCCCCTCTCCGACCCCCGCGGCCTCCTCCAATACCTAATGATGGCCTTTCTCCCGGACCAGCGCTCCCGCAAGCACCTTGTCCTCCCAACCCGTGTCGACGTCGACTTCCGCGCTGCCTGCTTCTGCCACCGCCGCGTCGTCGATATCGGACTCGTCTGTTCTATCTGTCTGAGTATCTTCTGCGAACCACCGGAGAACGGCGACTGCTTGACCTGCGGCACGCATCTAGACACAGGCGACTACGGCGCCAAACCGGCTGTTgtggcgaggaagaaaaagaagaagaaggttcgCCCGAATGGTGTCTCTGCtacaccgacaccgacgccTACACCGGGTCCATGA